CACCGGCCGAGTCCCGGCCAGGAGAAGATGGTTTCGGTCAGGATGGCACCGCCGAGCAGCGTACCGACCTGCAAACCAATGATGGTCACCACCGGCAACAGCGCATTGCGCAGCGCGTGGATGACAATCACCCGCATACGGCTGACGCCTTTGGCGCGCGCGGTACGGATGTAGTCTTCGCCCAGCACTTCCAGCATGGAAGAACGGGTCATACGCACAATCACCGCCAGCGGAATGGTGCCCAGTACGATGGCCGGTAAAATCATGTGCATCACGGCATCCACGAAATCACCCGGTTCGCCCCAAAACAACGTGTCGATCAGCATAAAGCCGGTCAGCGGCAGGCTGTCATCCAGGAAGACGGTATCGCTTATTCGCCCCGATACGGGCGTCAGATTAAGCTGCACCGAGACCAGCATCACCAGCATGATCCCCCACCAGAATATCGGCATCGAATAGCCGGTCAGCGAGATCCCCACAGCCGTGTGGTCGAATATCGATCCCCGTTTTACCGCCGCCAGCACACCCACCGGAATACCGACAATGATCGCGAAGATCATCGCGCAGATGCCCAGTTCCAGTGTTGCTTTGAAGCGCGGTACGAATTCCTGCCAGACAGGGGTGCGGCTTTTTAAGGACGTGCCCAGGTCGCCATGCAGCACACCGTTCACGTAGTGGAAATATTGTTGGTAAAGAGGCTTGTCGAGCCCCATATCTGCCATCAGCTGGGCGTGACGTTCGGGGGAAACACCGCGTTCGCCTGCCATGATGGTGACCGGGTCGCCTGGTATCATGTGTACGAAGGCAAAAGTCAGCAAAGTAATGCCGATAAACGTTGGGATAACTAACCCCAGACGTCGGAGTATGAACTGCAACATATCCCGTACTCTCTGTATAAAATGCCCGGCGAACCGTAGCTCGCCGGGCTTATTGTGGCTCACATTTCTTTCTTGAGAATCAAGGCTGTACTGAATGGCCCGCGAGCAAGGCGGAGGAGCACAGCAATCAAGACATACCTTCAGGCAGGCGAAGATTGCGAGCACCACACAACGCAGCTCCCGGGTTATTCAGTAAGCGATCACTCCATTGAGACGTTTTCGAAGTGGTGTTTGCCGAGCGGATCGACGACATACCCTTTGACTTCTTTGCGAACAGGTTCGTATACGGTGGAGTGAGCGATGATCAGCGCAGGTGCCTGGTCATGCATCACAACCTGAGCCTGCTGATACAGCGCGGCACGTTTGGCGTGATCAGATTCAGCACGGGCTGGCTGGATCAAATCTTCAAACGGCTTGTAGCACCAGCGGGAGTAGTTGGAACCGTCTTTCGCCGCTGCACAGCTGAACAGGGTAGCGAAGAAGTTATCCGGATCCCCATTGTCGCCGGTCCAGCCCATCATCACAGACTGGTGCTCACCGTTCTTAGCACGCTTGAGGTATTCGCCCCACTCGTAAGTCACGATGTTGGCTTTCACGCCAATTTTTGCCCAGTCAGCCTGGATCATTTCAGCCATACGGCGTGCGTTCGGGTTGTACGGACGCTGTACCGGCATCGCCCACAGGTCGATAGCGAAACCGTCTGCGTGACCGGCTTCTTTCAGCAGCTCTTTGGCTTTCTCAGGATTGTATTCGTAATCCACAACGTCTTTGTTGTAGCCCCACATGGTTGGTGGGATCAGGTTTTTAGCCGGCTGGCCAGCACCCTGATAAACCGCATCGATGATGGCTTTTTTGTTCACAGCCATGGTCAGTGCCTGACGCACTTTCACTTCATCCAGTGGTTTCTTCTCAACGTTGAAGGACAGATAACCTACGTTCAGGCCAGGCTGTTGCATCAGGTTGATGGATTTATCTTTCTTCATTGCCGCGATGTCAGCCGGGTTCGGGTATGGCATCACCTGGCATTCGTTTTTCTGCAGTTTCGCGTAACGCACGGAAGCGTCAGGCGTGATGGAGAAGACTAAACGGTCGATCTGCGGCTTGGTGCCCCAGTAGCCCGGGAAGGCTTTGTAGAGAATGCGTGAATCTTTCTGGTATTGCAGAAGCTGGAACGGACCGGTACCGATCGGATCCAGGTCGACTTTCTCAGGGGTTTTCGCTTTCAGCATGTTGTCAGCGTATTCCGCAGACAGGATGGAAGCGAAGTCCATCGCGAGGTCAGCCAGGAACGGAGACTCCGGGCGGTTCAGCACGAACTGTACGGTGTTGTCGTCCACTTTCACGATCTTGTTAATCAGATCGCCCATACCCATGCCTTCGAAGTATTCGTAGCTGCCGCCGGAAACGCCGTGGTAAGGGTTATTTTTGTCCAGCTGACGTTCGAAGGAATACACGACGTCGTCCGCGTTGAAATCACGGGTCGGTTTGAATTCCTTGTTGTCCTGCCACTTCACGCCTTTGCGCAGATGGAAAGTGTAGGTTTTGCCATCAGCAGACACGTCCCACTTCTCAGCCAGACCCGGCTGGATTTCAGTGGTCCCGATCTTGAATTCAACCAGACGGTTGTAGATAGGCACGGAGCTTGCGTCATACGTGGTGCCAGAGGTGAACAACTGAGGGTTGAAGCCTTCAGGTGAACCTTCAGAGCAATACACTAACGTTTTTGCCTGGACACTGGCCGCAACGGTCAGCGCAATCAGGCCCATACTGAATTTCAGTAGCCCCGACTTACCTAAAGAGATTGTCATCGCTTCTGCTCCATCGATTAATGGTGATGTGGATGTGTGTGTTGTGTATACAGCTCACGTCACCCTTTATTTTTATTTGCGGGTGACTGTGTTTGCTCGTGTGCTGCAATAAGTCCAACCAGAGCATGGTGAACTGCCATTTTTTTCCTTCGATCTGTAAAGCTGTCTTTACAAAATCTTACCGGAAATAATCACTGGTCTTCCTTGGGGCTATCAATTTGGCAACTCCTTTCCTTGACGTCAATATAACCATCAGGCATTTACACAGACTGTGAGTTACAACAAACAAACATAAAAAAACATTTTGTTAACCAAATCAGGATGAATGTTCAGTTTGCGCAGTGAATAACCAGACAATCCCCTTTGTAAAAGAATATTCCTGGGGGTTTCGCCCATTTTAAATCCCTAAAAATTTCTGGCTAAATGATGAATATATGAACGGTTATTTTTGAGATAGGGGTGGAAACCAGCGGAAAATGCTGACAAGTGTAGCAAACGGCGTCGACTCATCAGCGAAAGCGTTTGCGCTGGCACCCGCAAAATACCCCAAAATAG
This genomic interval from Rahnella aceris contains the following:
- the dppB gene encoding dipeptide ABC transporter permease DppB gives rise to the protein MLQFILRRLGLVIPTFIGITLLTFAFVHMIPGDPVTIMAGERGVSPERHAQLMADMGLDKPLYQQYFHYVNGVLHGDLGTSLKSRTPVWQEFVPRFKATLELGICAMIFAIIVGIPVGVLAAVKRGSIFDHTAVGISLTGYSMPIFWWGIMLVMLVSVQLNLTPVSGRISDTVFLDDSLPLTGFMLIDTLFWGEPGDFVDAVMHMILPAIVLGTIPLAVIVRMTRSSMLEVLGEDYIRTARAKGVSRMRVIVIHALRNALLPVVTIIGLQVGTLLGGAILTETIFSWPGLGRWLIDALQRRDYPVVQGGVLLVATLIIVVNLLVDVLYGVVNPRIRHKK
- the dppA gene encoding dipeptide ABC transporter periplasmic-binding protein DppA, yielding MTISLGKSGLLKFSMGLIALTVAASVQAKTLVYCSEGSPEGFNPQLFTSGTTYDASSVPIYNRLVEFKIGTTEIQPGLAEKWDVSADGKTYTFHLRKGVKWQDNKEFKPTRDFNADDVVYSFERQLDKNNPYHGVSGGSYEYFEGMGMGDLINKIVKVDDNTVQFVLNRPESPFLADLAMDFASILSAEYADNMLKAKTPEKVDLDPIGTGPFQLLQYQKDSRILYKAFPGYWGTKPQIDRLVFSITPDASVRYAKLQKNECQVMPYPNPADIAAMKKDKSINLMQQPGLNVGYLSFNVEKKPLDEVKVRQALTMAVNKKAIIDAVYQGAGQPAKNLIPPTMWGYNKDVVDYEYNPEKAKELLKEAGHADGFAIDLWAMPVQRPYNPNARRMAEMIQADWAKIGVKANIVTYEWGEYLKRAKNGEHQSVMMGWTGDNGDPDNFFATLFSCAAAKDGSNYSRWCYKPFEDLIQPARAESDHAKRAALYQQAQVVMHDQAPALIIAHSTVYEPVRKEVKGYVVDPLGKHHFENVSME